One genomic segment of Deltaproteobacteria bacterium includes these proteins:
- a CDS encoding DUF1778 domain-containing protein — translation MSTTTSTKSERIDVRASGAIKQLLQEAAQASHKSVSEFLLEAGVTAAQETLAARTRFALSEEQWAAFQQALDRPVQDKPNLRALLTEPGLLG, via the coding sequence ATGTCGACGACAACCAGCACCAAATCAGAACGCATCGACGTCCGCGCTTCCGGCGCGATCAAACAATTGCTGCAGGAGGCCGCGCAGGCCAGCCATAAAAGCGTCAGTGAATTTCTCCTTGAAGCCGGAGTGACCGCGGCCCAGGAGACCCTGGCCGCACGGACCCGCTTTGCTCTGAGCGAAGAGCAATGGGCCGCTTTCCAGCAGGCATTGGACCGCCCGGTTCAGGACAAGCCCAATCTGCGGGCGTTGTTGACCGAACCAGGGCTCTTGGGATGA